A window of the Sabethes cyaneus chromosome 1, idSabCyanKW18_F2, whole genome shotgun sequence genome harbors these coding sequences:
- the LOC128733148 gene encoding RNA-binding protein 25: protein MSYPTRPPPAIVPGGLPFAMAPPIMPPIIPGGMPPMSQPPPGGRPAFRGPPPSIGSRPQMYNNVNNQHDKPLRTGGVQVPNPAPTYDGPVITVFIGNISDKAPDPMIKKILASCGTVINWKRVSTFGFCEYDGAVAGARAVRLLHDLEIDGKKLVAKVDAKNKALLDDYKGDETGKGDEKLERRCDDESVDLITRILEEFREDLYGDDPPEDEGTLSKPKKQLQSVHIEEGKREIISQEIGKFRKYTEAEELKKEKEKERKKAREDKKSEGEKRKSVSPKKEKEKDKKSRRRSRSRSRDREREREREREREKERERERERERENRERIERETREREARDRERERERERERERERELQSRNPRDIQKEKEMEEEARDRRKAEKKAKEKEAAYQERLRNWEARERRKTKDYEKEREKERCKEEEREREAKRLKEFLEDYDDERDDPKYYKGRELQRRLAERVREADQDSKDRNKEQEELDELKNKIFSGEYDNPTLEFEKAKKQREDMYRPKILIDVNLEQSQQRERELERERQRELERLRDKERVRANKERYVLAQASRELAAIDAEPIESDSSGHDDNNLGSPDMELAVNNNNHHVGNNVMLHHPQHAGSETRDSFGFGSAPAAMVGSGLMGIEDDSSRHSMRSNSNTMVMHSPGANSNSGMNSLPEKPQPIAPTISLSLNANAKKKKLEMKDVFNSMEDDGEESNGPKKRKLVPLDEENKAQMAAQAIAQTGSSQHTNSKSSSKSKGAEDASGTSGGRSSRDTIKSQEEKRRHIKSIIDKIPTEKKDLFNYPLDWNEIDATIEKKIRPWINKKIIEYIGEPEPTLVDFICSKVLAGSTPQGILDDVMMVLDEEAEVFVVKMWRLLIYEVEAKKVGLTK from the exons ATGTCTTACCCAACAAGGCCTCCACCGGCGATTGTACCGGGAGGGTTGCCTTTTGCCATGGCTCCACCAATAATGCCT cCTATTATACCGGGTGGGATGCCACCGATGAGCCAACCTCCACCGGGAGGACGACCCGCTTTTCGAGGACCGCCACCCTCAATTGGATCTCGTCCACAAATGTATAACAACGTGAATAATCAGCACGACAAACCACTACGGACGGGCGGCGTGCAAGTTCCGAATCCTGCCCCGACGTACGATGGACCGGTTATTACCGTTTTCATCGGGAACATCAGCGATAAAGCTCCGGATccgatgataaaaaaaattcttgcttcctGTGGAACGGTTATCAATTGGAAGCGAGTGTCTACTTTTGGGTTTTGCGAGTATGA tGGAGCAGTGGCAGGAGCCCGTGCAGTTCGGTTGCTACACGATCTGGAAATTGATGGCAAAAAGTTGGTCGCCAAGGTAGATGCTAAGAACAAAGCTCTGCTGGATGATTACAAAGGGGATGAAACTGGAAAAGGCGATGAGAAACTCGAACGAAGGTGTGATGACGAGTCGGTCGATCTGATTACGAGAATTCTGGAGGAATTCCGAGAAGATTTGTACGGTGATGATCCACCCGAGGATGAGGGTACTCTCTCCAAACCCAAAAAACAACTACAGTCAGTGCATATTGAGGAAGGTAAGAGGGAAATTATTAGTCAggaaattggaaaatttcgGAAGTACACTGAAGCTGAAGaactaaaaaaagaaaaggagaaagagcggaagaaGGCTCGTGAAGATAAGAAGTCTGAAGGAGAAAAAAGGAAGTCTGTCTCTccgaaaaaggaaaaggaaaaggataaGAAGTCTAGAAGGAGAAGTCGCTCGCGTTCTAGGGATCGTGAACGGGAACGTGAGCGCGAACGGGAACGCGAGAAAGAAAGGGAACGGGAACGAGAGAGAGAGCGTGAAAACCGTGAAAGAATAGAAAGGGAAACTCGGGAAAGGGAAGCACGGGACCGTGAACGGGAACGGGAAAGGGAGAGAGAAAGGGAGCGAGAGCGTGAGCTGCAAAGCCGCAATCCGCGGGACAtccaaaaggaaaaggaaatggAAGAGGAAGCTCGTGATCGAAGGAAGGCCGAGAAGAAAGCTAAGGAGAAGGAAGCTGCCTACCAGGAAAGATTACGCAACTGGGAGGCTCGTGAAAGACGGAAGACAAAGGACTACGAGAAAGAACGTGAGAAGGAACGTTGCAAAGAAGAGGAAAGGGAGAGGGAGGCGAAACGTTTGAAGGAATTCCTTGAGGATTACGACGATGAAAGGGACGATCCAAAATATTACAA GGGTCGCGAATTACAGCGGCGGTTAGCGGAACGCGTCCGTGAAGCTGATCAAGATTCGAAGGATCGTAACAAGGAGCAGGAGGAGCTTGATGAGCTTAAAAATAAGATATTCTCCGGAGAGTACGATAATCCTACACTAGAATTTGAAAAG GCAAAAAAACAACGTGAGGATATGTACCGACCCAAGATTCTGATTGACGTAAACTTAGAGCAGTCACAACAGCGCGAGCGCGAATTAGAACGAGAACGACAGCGCGAGCTGGAGAGATTACGTGACAAGGAGCGTGTGCGAGCAAACAAGGAGCGATATGTTCTTGCCCAGGCCTCCCGTGAACTGGCAGCAATCGATGCTGAGCCAATCGAATCCGATTCCAGTGGGCACGATGATAATAACCTTGGATCACCAGATATGGAACTTGCTGTTAATAATAATAACCATCACGTTGGAAACAACGTTATGCTTCATCATCCGCAGCATGCTGGGTCTGAAACGCGAGATTCCTTCGGGTTCGGTTCTGCCCCTGCAGCCATGGTAGGTAGCGGTTTGATGGGCATCGAAGACGACAGTTCACGCCACTCGATGCGATCGAATTCGAATACTATGGTTATGCACAGTCCAGGGGCGAACAGCAACAGCGGAATGAATTCTCTTCCGGAAAAACCACAGCCAATCGCTCCTACCATTAGCCTCAGCTTGAATGCGAATGCTAAGAAAAAGAAGTTGGAAATGAAGGACGTGTTTAATAGCATGGAAGACGATGGCGAAGAATCGAATGGACCTAAGAAGCGAAAGCTGGTTCCGTTGG ACGAAGAGAATAAAGCCCAAATGGCTGCCCAGGCCATTGCTCAAACTGGTTCATCGCAGCATACGAACTCCAAGAGTTCTTCCAAGAGCAAAGGTGCGGAGGACGCTTCCGGTACCAGTGGCGGCCGATCCAGTCGAGATACCATCAAATCACAGGAAGAGAAACGACGACATATTAAGAGTATTATCGATAAGATTCCTACGGAGAAGAAAGACTTGTTCAACTATCCgcttgattggaatgaaatcgATGCCACGATCGAAAAGAAGATTCGTCCGTGGATTAACAAAAAGATTATTGAATATATCGGTGAACCGGAACCAACGCTAGTTGATTTCATTTGTTCGAAAGTGCTGGCTGGAAGTACACCGCAAGGAATTTTAGATGATGTTATGATG GTTTTGGACGAAGAAGCTGAGGTGTTTGTGGTTAAGATGTGGCGCTTACTAATCTATGAAGTCGAGGCAAAAAAAGTTGGACTCACGAAGTAG